The Limisphaera ngatamarikiensis genome contains the following window.
TGCGGAAGCGGGCGAAACGGCATCCGACGGGGATGCGGTCCGGGCGGCCGGCAGAAGGACCCGCACACGCGTGCCGCCGCCCTTGGGGGCTTCGGCTCGGACCCTGCCCCGGTGCGCCTCCACGATGCGACCCACGATGGCCAACCCGAGGCCGGTGCCGCCGGCCCGGCCCGGCGGCAGCACGGACCGGAACGCCAACCGACGTTGTTCGGGCGTCATGCCCGGGCCCGTGTCCTGCACGATCACCTCCACGACCTCGCCGCGATCCCGCGTGATCAGGGTGAGGCGACCGCCTTCTTTCATGGCCTCGGTGGCGTTCAGCACGAGGTTGAGGAAGACCTGCTCGAGTTGACCCGCATCGCCATGCACCTGCGGTTGGCGCGGATCCGGCCGCCAGTGCAGTTCGATGTTGGACTGGCGAAGCTTGTGCCGCACCAGCCGGGCCAGTTCCTCCAGCAGCGGGTTGACGGACACCGGACCCAGCCGGGGTTCGCTGGGGCGCGCAAGGTCGAGGATCCGTTCCACGATGCGGTTGAGTTGTTCAATCTTGCGGCCCAGCACGGCGGCGTCTTCGGCACGCGGATCACCGGGCGGAAACTGCAGGTCCAGCGAATGATACAGCATCTGGATGACCGTCAGCGGATTGCGCACCTCGTGGGCCACCTCCGCTGCCAGCAGGCCGAGCGCGGCCAGTCGTTCGTTGCGGCGTAACTGTTCCTCCAGTTCGAGCACCCGTTCGTGCCACCGGGCCCTTTCCAGGGCCCGGGCCGAAAGCCCGGCAAAAGCCCGCAACACGGACACCTCGAGGTCGGAGAACACGTGCGGATGCCCCTTGTAGACGTTCAACACGCCCACGCTCCGGTTGCCGGACATCAGCGGCACACTCAGCAGGGCCACCAATCCCTCCTTCCGGGCCACGACGGTGTGGTGATAGCGGGCGGAGCTCCGCACATCGGTGATCTGCATGGGGCGGCGCCGTCGGACCACCTCGCCCACGAAACTTTCCGACACGCTCAGCCGCGCCTTGTTCCGGTAGGCGGGCCCGGCGCCCCATGCGGCCTTCAGGTCCAGCCATTCGCCCGTGGGGTCGAGCAGGAAGAGCGAACAGAGCCGCGCCTGCATCAGTTCGCCGGCCTCGCGGGTGATGGTGGAGAGGGCCTCGTCGAGGCTGAAAGCCTCGTGAACCTTCGGACTGACCTGCGCGAGGTGCTCGAACATGCGTGCCTGCAGCCGCAGGCGTTCCAGGTGCCACAGACGACGGATCAGCCGTTCCAGTTCCCCGCTGCACAGCCGCAACCAGTCCGTTTCGTCGGGTCCGAACGCCGCGGGTCGATCGGCCAACACCGCCAGGACACCGCGGACCGGGTCGGCCACTTCCAGCGGCACCGCCAACAGGGATCGGGCTCCGGGCCGGAGCGGCTCCGCGCGCGGATGCTTGTCCAGTTCTTGCACGCAGGCGGCCTGGCCGGTGCGGGTGACCCACCCCAGGATCCCTTCACTCACCCGCAGGGGTTGTTGGGAGATCGTGGCCGGCAGTCCGACGCATGCCTGCCATTCGAGGAAGCCGGTGGTGGGGTTCAGCAGCAGGACCAAGCCCGCCCGGGCCCGGACCGCTCGCAGAACCACCTTCAGTGCCGCCTCCAGAGCCGGTCCTGTGGCCGCGGCTTCCGCGGTGGCTGTCTGGAGGGCGTGCAACCATTCCAGGTGACGTCGTCGTCGGGCGACCTCCTCCGGACATGCCAGCTGCGGTGCATCGGGCGGGAGTTGTGGATGTCGAGAGGGTGACGCGCTCATCGGAACCGTTGGATCATGGCAATCCCCAGCCCCGCAAAGGCCAGATTCGGCGCCCATGCTGCCAGCCACGGGGACAGATGCCCGCCGGTGCCCAGCGCCAGCCCGACCTGTTGCAGCACGAAATACGTAAATGCCACAAAGATGCTGCCGGCCACTCCGTAGAAGACGTTCCGCCGACCGGGCATGACCCCGAAGGGCAGGGCGATCAACACAACCACCGTGCAGGTGGCCGCCAGGGAAAACCGGCCTTGCAGCTGGGTTTCCAACCACGCCCGTTCCTCGGGGGAAAGGTCGGGGTTGAGCCGGGCGTAATCCCGCAGGGTCCGCACCGGCAGGTCCAGCTTGCGCGAGGCCCGGCGTTCCAGCCGGCCGCGGACCACGTGGGCGCTGTACAATTGTTCCGGCGTTTCCGTGAAGTCCGGGCGGC
Protein-coding sequences here:
- a CDS encoding GAF domain-containing protein, yielding MSASPSRHPQLPPDAPQLACPEEVARRRRHLEWLHALQTATAEAAATGPALEAALKVVLRAVRARAGLVLLLNPTTGFLEWQACVGLPATISQQPLRVSEGILGWVTRTGQAACVQELDKHPRAEPLRPGARSLLAVPLEVADPVRGVLAVLADRPAAFGPDETDWLRLCSGELERLIRRLWHLERLRLQARMFEHLAQVSPKVHEAFSLDEALSTITREAGELMQARLCSLFLLDPTGEWLDLKAAWGAGPAYRNKARLSVSESFVGEVVRRRRPMQITDVRSSARYHHTVVARKEGLVALLSVPLMSGNRSVGVLNVYKGHPHVFSDLEVSVLRAFAGLSARALERARWHERVLELEEQLRRNERLAALGLLAAEVAHEVRNPLTVIQMLYHSLDLQFPPGDPRAEDAAVLGRKIEQLNRIVERILDLARPSEPRLGPVSVNPLLEELARLVRHKLRQSNIELHWRPDPRQPQVHGDAGQLEQVFLNLVLNATEAMKEGGRLTLITRDRGEVVEVIVQDTGPGMTPEQRRLAFRSVLPPGRAGGTGLGLAIVGRIVEAHRGRVRAEAPKGGGTRVRVLLPAARTASPSDAVSPASA